Proteins encoded in a region of the Antedon mediterranea chromosome 2, ecAntMedi1.1, whole genome shotgun sequence genome:
- the LOC140039644 gene encoding alpha-N-acetylneuraminate alpha-2,8-sialyltransferase ST8SIA3-like encodes MRAFERYLALLAMSTCMCIVLTYMHSWIGTVEEHLRSVDPSMGFISTLKSRTLLGEQILIPKITNTKEFKEDVNEELDEEGSMLIAEVKADVEDVISYPWQPNHTAAVSKREEMLSYFNLLKVLTMTSDDVTSGHLARFYSAKSKRIVSVPGGMHDLLPKRQLFRKNRYKKCSLVGNSGVLLQSGCGKNIDQSDFVVRCNFATMKGFEKDVGTKVDVVTFNPSILRNNYNSLLTEKDRLQFKNDLIGYGNFVLWVPVFSDHAVSATIRTLIDFLGKNKDDLTNVQLAFPGNVLPDIEEFWFSKDIDEERISTGLLMYMISSLLCEELHLYGFYPFPEFRNKQIPYHYYQSMNRTAENYDFGYMKVHRLPDEFAYLTKLHKEGAIKLHLETCSAK; translated from the exons ATGCGTGCGTTTGAACGTTATTTAGCCTTACTGGCAATGTCTACGTGTATGTGTATTGTATTGACATACATGCACTCGTGGATAGGTACAGTTGAGGAACATTTACGGAGCGTTGACCCGTCAATGGGTTTTATATCAACACTTAA ATCTAGAACTTTGCTAGGTGAACAAATTTTAATTCCAAAAATAACTAATACCAAAGAATTTAAAGAAGATGTGAACGAGGAACTCGATGAAGAAGGTTCCATGTTAATTGCTGAAGTTAAAGCAGATGTCGAGGATGTTATATCGTATCCATGGCAACCAAATCATACAGCAGCAGTTAGTAAAAG agaAGAAATGTTGTCGTACTTCAATTTGCTTAAAGTATTAACGATGACTTCTGATGACGTCACAAGTGGACATTTGGCGCGATTTTATTCCGCTAAATCAAAGAGGATAGTATCGGTACCAGGAGGTATGCACGATTTACTTCCCAAACGGCAGCTATTCCGCAAGAACCGCTACAAAAAGTGTTCTTTGGTTGGAAACAGTGGTGTCCTACTACAAAGTGGTTGTGGAAAGAATATCGACCAATCAGACTTTGTTGTTAGATGCAACTTTGCAACAATGAAAGGGTTCGAGAAAGACGTTGGAACAAAAGTTGACGTTGTGACCTTTAACCCGAGTATATTACGTAATAATTATAACTCTTTATTAACAGAGAAAGATAGATTACAATTCAAGAATGATTTGATAGGATAtggtaattttgttttatggGTTCCTGTGTTTTCGGATCACGCTGTTTCTGCCACAATAAGAACTTTGATTGATTTCTTAGGAAAAAACAAGGACGATTTGACCAACGTTCAGCTAGCATTTCCAGGCAATGTTCTGCCGGACATTGAAGA aTTTTGGTTTTCAAAAGATATTGACGAAGAGCGAATAAGCACTGGTCTGCTAATGTACATGATATCAAGTCTGCTCTGTGAGGAACTTCATCTCTATGGTTTCTATCCATTCCCTGAATTTCGCAATAAACAAATTCCATATCATTATTATCAGTCAATGAATAGAACTGCTGAGAATTATGACTTTGGTTATATGAAGGTGCATCGGCTACCTGACGAATTTGCATATTTGACTAAATTACATAAAGAGGGCGCTATTAAGTTACACCTTGAAACATGTTCTGCGAAGTAA
- the LOC140039645 gene encoding pyruvate kinase PKM-like, with protein MADQQPEHENDEHFTQLYAHQAAMNADSLLDHYSKMDVHSTSGKVRLSGIICTIGPASNDVVKLESMIKAGMNIARLNFSHGTHDYHESIVNKIKEARSRFTFSRNVAIALDTKGPEIRTGLLKGGGSAEVDLKSNNKIRLSFDDAHAECGTEECIFVDYKNMPKILDKDSIVYVDDGLLSFKVDRIDDDLKFIDCTIINGGSLGSRKGVNLPGANVDLPALSVKDKADIGFGIKHGVDMVFASFIRKKEDVLAVRECLGKAGKDILIISKIENQEGLKNFDEILEVTDGIMVARGDLGIEIDAELVFLAQKKMISLCNRVGKPVICATQMLESMVKNPRPTRAETSDVANAVLDGCDCVMLSGETAKGKYPVEAVKMMHAVAREAEAAMYYKQTYEERIHEICAPTDPAETIAIAAVGASFKCQAGAIIVLTETGRSAHLISRYRPAAPVLTVCRSKVVLRQSHLWRGCFPIFYDKPDQVDFEKTMDDEFAFATEIAKKRGFLSDGSCVIYISGWCKGQGFTNTIRVVQI; from the exons ATGGCTGACCAACAACCTGAACATGAGAATGATGAACATTTCACGCAACTGTATGCCCACCAAGCAGCTATGAATGCCGACTCACTTCTAGATCATTACAGTAAAATGGACGTACATTCCACATCTGGCAAAGTTCGTTTAAGTGGCATTATCTGTACGATAG GGCCAGCCTCAAATGATGTTGTCAAACTTGAAAGCATGATCAAAGCAGGAATGAACATAGCTCGACTCAACTTCTCACATGGAACACATGAT TATCATGAAAGCATTGTTAATAAAATTAAGGAAGCCAGATCAAGGTTTACATTTTCAAGAAATGTAGCGATTGCATTGGATACCAAAGGTCCGGAGATTAGGACTGGCCTACTGAAGGGT GGTGGTTCTGCCGAGGTTGACCTGAAATCTAACAACAAGATACGTCTGTCATTCGACGATGCCCATGCCGAATGCGGAACAGAAGAGTGCATCTTTGTCGATTACAAAAACATGCCAAAGATTCTGGACAAAGATTCTATTGTTTATGTAGATGATGGACTTTTATCATTTAAAGTTGATCGCATTGATGATG ATTTGAAGTTTATAGACTGTACCATTATAAATGGGGGTAGTCTTGGGAGTCGTAAAGGTGTAAACTTACCAGGAGCCAACGTTGATCTTCCTGCATTGTCCGTAAAAGATAAAGCTGATATTGGTTTTGGTATCAAACATGGA GTAGATATGGTGTTTGCTTCATTTATCCGTAAAAAAGAAGATGTACTAGCAGTTAGAGAATGCCTGGGGAAAGCTGGGAAGGACATACTGATTATAAGCAAGATTGAAAACCAAGAGGGATTAAAAAA TTTTGATGAAATTTTGGAGGTGACAGATGGTATAATGGTTGCTAGAGGTGATCTTGGTATTGAAATTGATGCCGAGTTGGTTTTCTTAGcacagaaaaaaatgattagTTTATGCAACCGGGTTGGAAAGCCAGTTATTTGTGCAACACAG atgctAGAGAGCATGGTTAAAAATCCACGGCCAACTAGAGCGGAGACCAGTGATGTAGCTAATGCAGTGTTAGATGGATGTGATTGTGTTATGTTGTCAGGAGAAACAGCAAAAGGGAAATACCCTGTTGAAGCAGTTAAAATGATGCATGCT GTGGCTCGTGAGGCTGAAGCAGCCATGTACTATAAACAGACATATGAAGAGCGAATTCATGAGATATGCGCTCCAACTGACCCAGCGGAGACCATTGCAATAGCAGCAGTAGGTGCATCATTCAAATGTCAAGCTGGAGCCATTATCGTTCTTACTGAGACGGGAAG GTCTGCGCATCTGATATCACGTTACCGGCCAGCAGCACCAGTCTTAACAGTTTGTCGCAGCAAAGTTGTTCTCCGACAGTCACATTTGTGGCGAGGGTGCTTCCCGATTTTTTATGACAAACCTGACCAGGTAGATTTTGAGAAGACTATGGATGATGAATTTGCGTTTGCGACTGAGATTGCAAAAAAACGAGGCTTCCTTTCAGATGGTTCATGTGTCATCTACATCTCTGGATGGTGCAAAGGTCAAGGCTTTACAAATACTATAAGGGTCGTTCAAATATAA
- the LOC140040415 gene encoding serine beta-lactamase-like protein LACTB, mitochondrial codes for MIKKATILKSKHFHWLLGATVGGGVIVTIFNDDSISNKRNKNSACISLVQHATCDSQFIEKENLLSCRPQTLNEAIQKSKDLLTRIKDETCSPGISISVSVDGETVWSEGIGYADVENRVACTPQTVMRTASISKPLAMVAVAKLVEEDKLDLDKPVQHYLPDYPEKTWKDEKVTITTRQLVSHLGGIRHYDKKYIKDESKDGEAKEEKKKDKVNEKENGKKDKKEAKVKLSGDSIYKEFFNKNGCPTIAKALEIFKNDPLIKKPGTEFYYTTNGWTLVSAVVEAASGKDFIKYMTSIFADLGLASTQPEYHKTLIYHRARQYALNSRGRLENTAYVDNSCKWAGGGFISNAPDLVKFGNAMLYSSQYNSNNQDCNVLPGYLKPETIKNVWTPVKNTKCSWDSDGFYGMGWCVVDYHQKHGSCKQNKSVLSHTGGSIGGSSVLLVMPSDETKERDDLGSRKPHPRGVVVAILANMESVSLYKTGVTIGSNFKPLCWNSIP; via the exons ATGATAAAAAAAGCAACCATCCTAAAATCTAAGCATTTTCATTGGTTATTAGGAGCAACAGTTGGTGGCGGAGTTATTGTTACAATCTTCAATGATGACAGTATAAGtaataaaagaaacaaaaattcaGCATGTATATCGTTGGTACAACATGCAACATGTGACAGCCAAtttatagaaaaagaaaatctgCTCTCCTGTAGACCGCAAACGCTGAATGAAGCCATCCAGAAATCCAAAGATTTACTCACAAGAATTAAG gATGAGACGTGTTCACCTGGAATCTCTATTTCAGTCAGTGTTGATGGAGAGACTGTATGGAGTGAAG GCATAGGATATGCAGATGTTGAAAATCGAGTAGCATGCACACCCCAGACTGTGATGAGAACGGCAAGTATTAGTAAACCATTGGCAATGGTAGCTGTGGCTAAACTGGTTGAAGAAGACAAATTAGATTTAGATAAGCCTGTACAACACTACTTGCCAGATTATCCTGAAAAAACATGGAAAGATGAAAAG GTTACCATAACAACTAGACAGCTTGTATCTCATCTAGGAGGTATTCGTCACTATGACAAGAAATACATAAAAGATGAAAGCAAAGATGGTGAAGCAAAAGAAGAGAAAAAGAAGGATAAAGTGAATGAAAAGGAAAATGGAAAAAAGGATAAAAAAGAAGCAAAAGTGAAACTATCTGGAGATTCTATTTATAAGGAATTCTTTAACAAGAATGGATGTCCAACAATTGCAAAGGCCTTGGAAATATTTAAGAATGATCCATTGATTAAAAAACCAG GTACTGAATTTTACTACACAACGAATGGGTGGACGTTAGTTAGTGCAGTAGTTGAAGCTGCATCGGGAAAAGATTTTATCAAGTACATGACTTCCATATTTGCTGATTTGGGCCTAGCATCCACCCAACCAGAGTATCATAAAACACTAATATATCATAGAGCAAG ACAGTATGCATTGAACAGCCGTGGTCGTCTAGAGAATACAGCGTATGTTGACAATTCTTGCAAATGGGCTGGTGGTGGATTTATATCAAATGCACCAGACTTGGTTAAATTTGGCAACGCTATGCTGTATAGTTCTCAATACAACTCAAACAATCAAG aTTGCAATGTACTACCAGGTTATCTCAAACCagaaactattaaaaatgtttggacaccagttaaaaatacaaaatgttctTGGGACAGCGATGGGTTTTATGGTATGGGATGGTGTGTAGTTGATTATCACCAGAAACATGGGTcatgtaaacaaaacaaaagtgtTCTATCACACACAGGGGGCTCTATTGGTGGCAGCAGTGTATTACTTGTGATGCCATCAGATGAGACTAAGGAAAGAGATGATCTAGGCTCTCGTAAACCACATCCCAGAGGTGTGGTGGTAGCGATCCTAGCAAACATGGAGTCTGTGAGTCTGTATAAAACTGGTGTTACAATCGGTAGTAATTTTAAACCACTTTGCTGGAATAGTATACCTTAA